GATAGCAAGGCTAGATGTAGACAGTCGGAGATCTTCGACCCGTCCCGGAAGGATATCCAGACCTCGCGGTTATGTCCTCCCAGTCGATGACCCCAGAGCCCGTTTGCCGACCTCGGCGCTAACCAGTGCAGTTTCCGTGTGACGGGAGTCGAATCAACTACTGGGTCATCGATTGTGACGCACTCAGTCTCACGCGGAGGAACAGGGATCCTCAAAGCAGGGTCGCTTGCCTGTGACAGACCTCTTTCCTTGGATAAATCACCGTATGTGAAGATTCCGACCGTAGCCGGAAGTTCCGGCTTCTTCCACAGCGCAGCAGAAGAGCGTACCAGTTCCACATTGACCACACACTGCCGTTTGGAAACACGCAAGAATTTGCAGGTGATCGAGACCGGACCAGGAGGAACCATGCTGAGAAACTGCACAAATGCATGCACAGGGTCGGGAAACCGTCCATCGCCGAGCTCCGTAACGATAAACTTTTTCGCGACGGACAGCATCAACGCGTGCAGGAAACCTCCTAGTACGGAGCTGCTCTAGTCAGCTTCTGGGCTGCTGAGATCGTTCATCACGGCACAAGTCCGCTAAACGTACTGCTGGGTAGTCCATTCCTGGGATATACTGGCCAGGAACCGTTGGGGGGTTTCTTCATCCTGAGAGACGGCAGACACCGCTTCCAGAAatggggaggaagaaggactTGATTCCATCGTACAAGCAACACAACGACCGCCGAGAAGCGGGGGAGATCCAGTGACTAGGGGTGTCTCCAGGTATGTATGGCAGGAGCACTCTGAGACTCAGAGTAAATCGAGTATTGGTGCAGTGATCACCCCCTCCAAACTCCAGCTTTTGAAGACCAGAACTGCAAGGCAAGTTTGAGCGTCCGCCTTTTCTCAGTCTACCAATATTAGTTCGAGGAATTGTTGCGCTGGAAATAACCGACATAGGTGTATAGACAGGGGTCTATTGAACACCGAttcatcaaggaagatggatTGGCTAATCAAAGAGACTCTGCTAGcgccaaggacatcaagtTTGATGCCTAGACAAAATAGCATCGAACCCCTCGATGACCTTAAGGTAGAAGTTGTGTCCTGTGGACGAACCAGATCTGCGCACAGAAAGGGGATTGCATCGAACGGATCGCAGCCGAGGTAGTATTTTAGCCGTACTCCGTGACGGCTCCGTATCGATTGACAATCGCTGGGCCTAGACAGAGTCCTAAGGATGTATTCAGGGGCATGAAAGTTTGCGAACGAAATAGATACAAATCCTCAGGCGATCAAGTTGAGGAATTGTACGTATCTATGCCAAAGACATTCCGATCCGGAGTGGATAGAGATCTGATAACCATgaatgatgacaatgacgaTATCAATGAGATAATGATGGGTCTTGCTACTGTTACTGTTAGTCAACGGATCCAAAATTCGGTGACTGATTCTCGGTCtgaatcaatcaatcaatcaatcagtcagtcagtcagtcacCTCAAGGCGCATGGCTGTCGTACGATCGGATGCCCAATTCCAAGGCCGAGAGTTCTCCCCAATGGATCATAAGATCATCCCGCAGCTTTGCTTTTATGCACGGAGTTGCCTTGTCCTGAAACCTTGCTCATCTTTCGACTTTTGCCCAACGATTAATTGATAGAACTTAGAGGACATTCATTGCATTTATTCTCTTCTAATTGTCGGCGTGTACTCACTCAACGGGCATCACGTGTTTCTGGGACGCGAAGACGCGGTGCCACGCGGAAATCCCGACAACAAGTATTTCCAATAATATGGGTGTCGAtaa
The DNA window shown above is from Aspergillus fumigatus Af293 chromosome 1, whole genome shotgun sequence and carries:
- a CDS encoding thioesterase family protein, which codes for MESSPSSSPFLEAVSAVSQDEETPQRFLASISQEWTTQHSVLGGFLHALMLSVAKKFIVTELGDGRFPDPVHAFVQFLSMVPPGPVSITCKFLRVSKRQCVVNVELVRSSAALWKKPELPATVGIFTYGDLSKERGLSQASDPALRIPVPPRETECVTIDDPVVDSTPVTRKLHWLAPRSANGLWGHRLGGHNREVWISFRDGSKISDCLHLALLSDMPLQPAATHQPGFYNHYALSTLCISVEFKQRPDPSTQWVMIRSNSHMVSNGRYDVNLQILAENGEILALSNHVLYISELRATKGAKM